The following proteins are encoded in a genomic region of Brachypodium distachyon strain Bd21 chromosome 1, Brachypodium_distachyon_v3.0, whole genome shotgun sequence:
- the LOC100825233 gene encoding early nodulin-93, with amino-acid sequence MSTVTGAYLDRKLALAKRCSREATLAGAKAAAVATVASAVPTLASVRMLPWAKANLNPTGQALIVCTAAGMAYFVAADKTILSLARRHSFEEAPEHLRDTSFKLHGAPAAPAARPRLSFDILQAMSP; translated from the exons ATGTCGACGGTCACCGGTGCCTACCTCGACCGCAAGCTCGCCCTCGCCAAACGCTGCTCCAGAG AGGCAACGCTCGCCGGAGCaaaggcggcggccgtggccaCGGTGGCGTCTGCAGTCCCAACG CTGGCGAGCGTTCGGATGTTGCCGTGGGCGAAGGCGAACCTGAACCCGACGGGGCAGGCGCTCATCGTCTGCACGGCGGCAGGGATGGCCTacttcgtcgccgccgacaAGACCATCCTCTCCCTCGCCAGGCGCCACTCCTTCGAGGAAGCTCCCGAGCACCTCAGGGACACTTCCTTCAAGCTCCATGGCGCCCccgctgctcctgctgctcgtCCCCGGCTGTCATTCGACATTCTCCAGGCCATGAGCCCGTGA
- the LOC100825538 gene encoding early nodulin-93, whose product MSTTVSRAYLDQRLAAAKRCSKEAAMAGAKAAAVATVAAAVPTLASVRMLPWARAHLNPTGQALIISTVAGMAYFIVADKTILSMARKHSFEEAPEHLKDTSFKSAGAPPASTRPWAFFRH is encoded by the exons ATGTCTACCACCGTGAGCCGCGCCTACCTCGACCAGAGGCTCGCCGCCGCAAAGCGCTGCTCCAAAG AGGCTGCAATGGCGGGCGCCAAggccgctgccgtcgccaccgtcgccgccgctgtcccCACC CTGGCGAGCGTGAGGATGCTGCCGTGGGCGAGGGCGCACCTGAACCCGACGGGGCAGGCGCTCATCATCTCCACCGTTGCCGGGATGGCATACTTCATCGTCGCCGATAAGACCATCCTCTCCATGGCCAGGAAGCACTCCTTCGAGGAAGCTCCCGAGCACCTCAAGGACACCTCCTTCAAGagcgccggcgcgccgcccgccagCACCCGCCCTTGGGCCTTCTTCAGGCACTGA
- the LOC112270573 gene encoding protein FAR1-RELATED SEQUENCE 5-like — protein MENPAAGPQPPLAARPGRAAAAACPRPSLPSAPAVSHRPPLDSVVNHRPPPTMNLPDEHAPLRPVVISGLAAPQSPTTHPPPRSPAQASSCTPECDENLKPAVGMAFDNMEEVEEFYKAYAHNVGFSVRIGQKRTVDNVVVWRRFLCGKSGFRRNNEEEPKKELNGEKKGDEKKRTHARKITRCGCEAMITVKRMKDGKYAVSYFHEEHTHEFVTPRKQHLIKSNRQVSDKAKDTLFTCHAASIGTAGAFRLLRVGEGGFEFVGCTKRDLQNYHRDMRSTFKDSDAQMFIDNLRKRQEINPGFFFEYVLDDKNWLTHVFWADACCRKNYALFGEMVSFDSTYSTNQYGMIFCPFTGINHHMASVFYGAALIVNETIESYKWVFQTFLKAMDGAAPRLIVTDEDQSMKIAIEDVMHNTVHRLCMWHIMRKLPEKVGPPLREDEHFYSTINSCVWGSENPTEFEAKWSSMISEFGLEDNTWFSRRYELRESWIPAYFRGVFLGEILRTTSRSESANSFFNHFIGYKHALVEFWIRIGTALEEQRQNELKADHECLNSMPPLITSWEIEKHASLFFTHAFFSSFQKEIHHSNTVQDSKITDNTLFFRYRKTTGYPSHQGNTAAAGSSSRGCSASREVAVEEFLVAEVAVEEVVAAEVAVEEVAVARAISFVEVAVARLETREHRALPGRGLVEAAGPGRADDAVEDGRPALAIAGDAAQQWGILR, from the exons ATGGAGAATCCTGCAGCCGGCCCTCAACCACCGCTGGCTGCACGCCCtggacgagcagcagcagccgcctgCCCTAGACCATCGCTTCCGTCAGCCCCGGCTGTGAGCCACCGGCCTCCACTGGACTCGGTCGTGAACCACCGTCCTCCACCCACCATGAATCTACCTGACGAGCACGCACCACTGCGGCCCGTCGTAATCAGCGGCCTCGCTGCTCCTCAGTCCCCAACCACGCACCCGCCTCCTCGTAGCCCTGCCCAG GCTTCATCATGTACACCTGAATGTGATGAAAACTTGAAGCCCGCTGTAGGTATGGCTTTTGACAATATGGAAGAAGTCGAGGAGTTCTACAAGGCATATGCACACAATGTAGGATTTTCAGTTCGAATTGGACAGAAGAGGACTGTAGATAACGTTGTAGTCTGGAGGCGTTTTCTTTGTGGCAAATCAGGTTTTCGAAGAAATAATGAGGAGGAACCCAAGAAGGAGTTGAATGGAGAGAAGAAAGGTGacgagaagaaaagaacacatgcaAGAAAGATCACAAGATGTGGTTGCGAGGCCATGATAACCGTGAAGCGTATGAAAGATGGCAAATACGCGGtatcatattttcatgaagAACACACCCATGAATTTGTCACACCTAGGAAGCAACATTTAATCAAGTCTAACCGACAAGTCAGTGATAAGGCCAAGGACACACTATTCACATGCCACGCAGCTAGCATTGGAACAGCTGGGGCCTTTAGATTGCTTCGTGTTGGTGAGGGCGGTTTTGAGTTCGTGGGGTGCACAAAGAGAGACCTGCAGAATTATCATCGTGACATGAGAAGTACTTTCAAGGATTCAGATGCTCAAATGTTCATTGACAACCTCAGGAAGAGGCAGGAAATCAACCCAGGATTCTTCTTTGAGTATGTTTTGGATGATAAAAACTGGTTGACACATGTGTTTTGGGCTGATGCTTGTTGCAGAAAGAATTATGCTTTATTTGGAGAGATGGTGTCTTTCGACTCTACATATAGTACCAACCAATACGGCATGATTTTTTGCCCATTCACAGGAATAAACCATCACATGGCATCTGTTTTTTATGGTGCCGCCTTGATTGTTAATGAGACGATAGAGTCGTATAAATGGGTGTTTCAGACATTCTTAAAAGCAATGGATGGTGCAGCACCTAGACTCATCGTAACTGATGAAGACCAAAGCATGAAGATTGCAATTGAAGATGTTATGCATAACACTGTCCATAGGTTATGCATGTGGCACATAATGAGAAAGCTTCCGGAAAAGGTTGGTCCTCCGCTGAGAGAGGATGAACATTTCTATAGTACCATTAACTCATGTGTATGGGGCTCTGAAAACCCGACTGAATTTGAGGCAAAATGGTCTTCCATGATTTCTGAATTTGGTCTAGAGGACAACACATGGTTTTCTAGGAGATATGAACTTCGTGAATCTTGGATACCGGCCTACTTCAGAGGTGTATTCTTGGGTGAGATTCTAAGAACCACTTCAAGGTCAGAGAGTGCTAACTCGTTTTTCAACCATTTTATTGGTTACAAACATGCTTTGGTCGAGTTTTGGATTAGGATTGGTACAGCTCTAGAAGAACAACGCCAGAATGAACTCAAGGCTGACCATGAATGCCTCAATTCTATGCCTCCACTGATTACATCCTGGGAGATCGAGAAGCATGCTAGCCTGTTCTTCACTCATGCATTTTTCTCATCTTTTCAAAAGGAG ATCCACCACTCAAATACAGTACAGGACAGCAAAATTACAGATAACACTTTGTTCTTCAGGTACAGGAAAACAACTGGGTATCCGTCGCATCAAGGCAacaccgcggccgccgggtCTTCGTCGCGTGGGTGCAGCGCGAGCCGCGaggtcgccgtggaggagTTCCTCGTTGCAGAGGTTGCCGTGGAGGAGGTCGTCGCTGCTGaggtcgccgtggaggaggtcgccgTCGCACGGGCCATCTCCTTCGTGGAAGTCGCCGTCGCCCGGTTGGAGACCAGAGAACACCGCGCGCTGCCTGGTCGAGGGCTGGTCGAGGCTGCCGGTCCAGGGAGGGCGGACGACGCTGTCGAGGACGGGCGGCCGGCGTTGGCGATTGCAGGCGACGCTGCACAACAATGGGGAATTTTGAGATGA